The Coffea arabica cultivar ET-39 chromosome 4e, Coffea Arabica ET-39 HiFi, whole genome shotgun sequence genome includes a window with the following:
- the LOC113741320 gene encoding uncharacterized protein isoform X4 has protein sequence MEMKKKKLVTRGELLDRWRGIEEEDDDEQGQDLHKRGRLRQLKQAWFSDAFNFLIGLPDDNHIWCSSWDLMGPLLETFYNYSIDEPHGSPLKILWTRISEEMRHCTQCICQHHRTQDMYNMDYDPSSIGPLLEVVRTLDEERISKNLKEINAKVARGELDPACTNAEVVCVMFEVLMFPFLLDDQSLATEFEKFIEAIDSSHELTLAGHQQYPGVYALLFLKSRRARSIGFRLAAQMGNVRRSADLDPLQPLLKKCVSLLETEIVPSATETSRPRVQLDRITVWLGIKALLGFLEPPAFEEGILDRYPVFLSIVLNQISDDLEFSHAVNCLRLLFQMLGCKLWWRSTLSPSVMCNTLLGQCFHTRNEKSHKEIFDLFQPFLQSLEALQDGEHEMQRRHLLYFLLHQVTVSSNFSVLMRKKACQIALLIVHRGYKINPPCPPYECVHMWCPSLVSSLKDSSLHISLRQPALDLIQTVVISDASALVATILNNHLLSCNEKVVPVEANDENDNNEELLIGEDIEEKDTSCWNEFHLQMKNTTLTYTEWLCIPMLWFDVLVGIDPLILPVSFSKAVFWALSRFSMVEAEYSIRMSVSIGDLLTTCASEISHLFGWKIPSGSDDGGDRAESKNSIGVSKMYIPLIRTFRRLASHYIFRMEQSELKKQWTWEPGMADSLILFLVDPNDNDRQVSRLILEQFSGEKGLTSGLRFLCSSQSSLAAIFLGLRHALKLVHLDAVLLNFQMLHHFFFVLCKLIKEGNSCRDPIAGGSRGVLNVPQFSSRGGFLRQPVINLRKDDLNSSVVNSTAWEKFCCSISEMAWPSVKKCLAEGKAFKDDKISQMTSVRLLEILPIIFGELYPNSGLTMKVITDMKWLHDFMDWGRSSLAVVARYWKQALVSLLGVLKKSCSQNTACAIRAVERLMSSDNVAMDEMNDQVTCLSLSLVDDGSSALNKSNMKPKSIFSEELLHGQNCLLENVKLLSPNAVEEHLTGLDGLIGRERDNVIILLDDDEKPAISAVEKIQSYLGLTQDSFDNKAFSSVPMERTLHCNEENNSATGCLGYSSETLCEGSIEGFSPIIQKLEMDKTEGREWPAPDLMFKSIESKEKEMSPKHNKNYFCPTENVSDLKSSDESVDSGGTGSSKSQLGWKMKAPVGTSNIFNSNSKDHKSDDKVLEKSHLVTNKVLHHDREDDSWDFSFFKSARPHKSLLSKPSNPGAKRQVIQLNLPMQNRSGSWRLNLEKGRFKAPRLDDWYKSILELDYFVTVGLASEDKGGNRKFGKLKEVPVCFKSPDEYVEIFRPLVLEEFKAQLHSSFQEMTSVDEMCYGGISVLSVERIDDFHMVRCVHDDAESSGSRSFLEKDLILLTRQPLPRSSHGDIHMVGKVEKREIDIKRRSSVLVLRLYLQNGSSRLNRARKFLVERSKWCISHIMSITPQLREFQALSSLREIPLLPVILNPACHTGVNNSRRENLGRLSQPLQQVLRSSYNGSQLQAISAAIGSFDLKKDFEVSLVQGPPGTGKTRTILGIVSGLLAFSQTRDKKRTGSRDPYRTTSSDMHSRSQINQSAAIARAWQDAALAKQLHEEEDRSTKSSGSCSRGRILICAQSNAAVDELVSRISTEGLYGCDGLIYKPYLVRVGNIKTVHPNSLPYFIDTLVDQRVVEETANDGKTEIGVDSVSVLRSNLESLVDQIRFYEAKRANLVGRDPDTRRQLEGSVKGDDLKEPIDTEIEAKLKRLYEKKKAFYKDLSHAQAQEKKASEESKARKQKLRRAILKEAEVVVTTLSGCGGDLYGVCAESILSHKFSSSTESTLFDAVVVDEAAQALEPATLIPLQLLKSKGTRCIMVGDPKQLPATVLSNIASKYLYQCSMFERLQRAGHPVVMLTQQDAPGDMSLSFVALL, from the exons atggaaatgaagaagaagaagttggTTACGAGAGGAGAGCTATTAGACCGATGGAGGGGTATCGAAGAAGAAGACGATGATGAGCAGGGTCAAGACCTTCACAAGCGTGGCCGTCTCCGCCAACTCAAACAAGCATG gTTTTCTGATGCATTCAACTTTTTAATTGGCTTGCCGGACGACAATCATATTTGGTGCAGCTCTTGGGATTTGATGGGACCTCTTCTGGAGACTTTCTATAATTATTCTATAGATGAGCCTCATGGTTCGCCTCTTAAGATTTTGTGGACTAGGATTTCTGAAGAAATGCGACATTGCACTCAATGCATCTGTCAGCACCATCGCACCCAGGATATGTATAATATGGATTATGATCCCAGTTCCATTGGACCTCTTCTGGAAGTAGTCCGTACTCTTGATGAAGAAAGAATAAGTAAAAATCTGAAAGAGATTAATGCAAAAGTAGCTCGGGGGGAGTTGGATCCAGCATGTACTAATGCTGAAGTTGTTTGTGTGATGTTTGAG GTTTTGATGTTTCCCTTCTTGTTGGATGATCAATCTTTGGCTACTGAATTTGAAAAGTTCATTGAAGCAATTGATAGCTCTCACGAACTGACATTGGCCGGACATCAGCAGTATCCA GGAGTTTATGCATTACTTTTCCTTAAAAGCAGAAGAGCACGTTCTATTGGTTTTCGGCTGGCTGCACAAATGGGTAATGTAAG GAGATCAGCTGACTTGGATCCTCTGCAGCCTTTGCTGAAGAAATGTGTTAGTCTTCTGGAGACTGAAATAGTGCCATCAGCTACTGAGACTTCTAGACCTAGGGTGCAGCTGGACCGAATAACTGTATGGCTCGGGATTAAAGCATT GCTTGGGTTCTTAGAACCTCCAGCATTTGAGGAAGGGATATTAGATCGCTACCCTGTTTTTTTGAGTATCGTACTTAACCAAATTAGTGATGATCTTGAATTTTCTCACGCTGTTAATTGCCTGAGGCTGCTTTTCCAAATGCTTG GATGTAAGCTTTGGTGGAGATCAACATTGTCTCCAAGTGTTATGTGTAATACATTGCTAGGTCAATGTTTTCATACTCGTAATGAGAAAAGCCACAAAGAAATTTTTGATCTTTTCCAGCCTTTTTTGCAG TCTCTAGAAGCTTTACAAGATGGAGAGCATGAAATGCAACGGAGGCATCTTCTTTACTTCCTTTTGCATCAAGTGACCGTGAGTAGTAACTTCAGTGTACTGATGCGAAAAAAGGCTTGTCAG ATTGCTCTTCTCATTGTTCACCGAGGTTACAAGATTAACCCACCTTGCCCACCTTATGAATGTGTGCACATGTG GTGCCCTTCTCTTGTCTCTTCTTTGAAGGATTCATCCCTTCATATCTCACTGAGACAACCAGCCTTGGATCTTATTCAAACAGTTGTAATTTCTGATGCTTCTGCTTTGGTTGCCACAATTTTGAACAATCATTTGCTTTCATGTAACGAAAAAGTTGTGCCTGTTGAGGCTAATGATGAAAATGACAACAATGAAGAGCTCCTTATTGGTGAAGATATTGAAGAGAAGGACACAAGTTGTTGGAATGAATTCCATCTGCAGATGAAAAATACTACACTGACATATACGGAGTGGCTGTGCATTCCAATGCTATGGTTTGATGTTCTAGTTGGAATTGATCCTTTGATCCTTCCGGTATCATTTTCCAAAGCTGTTTTTTGGGCTCTATCTCGTTTCTCTATGGTAGAGGCAGAGTATAGCATCCGAATGTCAGTTTCAATAGGGGATTTGCTGACAACCTGTGCTTCAGAAATTTCTCATCTTTTTGGATGGAAGATCCCTTCTGGTTCTGACGATGGTGGAGATAGAGCAGAGTCCAAAAACTCCATTGGTGTCTCAAAAATGTATATTCCTCTCATAAGGACATTTAGGAG GTTGGCTTCCCACTATATTTTCAGAATGGAGCAAAGTGAACTGAAGAAGCAGTGGACTTGGGAGCCAGGGATGGCTGATAGTCTGattctttttcttgttgatccaaatgat AATGACAGACAAGTGAGTAGGCTTATCCTTGAGCAATTTTCAGGCGAAAAAGGCCTTACTTCTGGTCTGCGGTTTCTCTGTTCGAGCCAATCTTCATTGGCAGCCATCTTTCTGGGGTTGAGACATGCCCTGAAACTG GTTCACTTGGATGCTGTGTTACTGAACTTTCAAATGCTGCACCATTTCTTCTTTGTGCTATGCAAATTAATTAAAGAAGGAAATTCATGTAGAGATCCAATTGCTGGGGGTTCTCGAGGAGTTTTAAATGTTCCACAGTTTTCTTCCCGAGGTGGATTTTTAAGGCAGCCTGTAATTAATCTGAGAAAGGACGACCTAAATTCATCTGTTGTCAATTCTACAGCCTGGGAGAAATTCTGTTGCTCAATATCAGAAATGGCATGGCCATCTGTGAAGAAGTGTTTGGCTGAAGGCAAGGCATTCAAAGATGATAAAATATCTCAG ATGACAAGTGTCCGTCTACTTGAGATCCTTCCTATTATATTTGGCGAACTTTATCCAAATTCAGGCCTCACAATGAAAGTTATAACTGACATGAAGTGGCTTCATGATTTCATGGATTGGGGTAGGTCATCACTTGCTGTGGTGGCTAGATACTGGAAACAAGCTCTAGTTTCTTTGCTGGGTGTGCTTAAGAAGTCATGCAGTCAAAATACTGCTTGTGCAATTAGGGCTGTGGAGAGGCTCATGTCATCAG ATAATGTTGCAATGGATGAAATGAATGATCAAGTCACATGCCTCTCTCTTTCATTGGTGGATGACGGTTCTTCTGCATTAAATAAATCAAACATGAAACCCAAATCAATATTCTCTGAAGAGCTATTGCACGGGCAAAATTGTTTGCTTGAAAATGTGAAATTGTTATCCCCGAATGCTGTAGAAGAACATCTGACAGGCTTGGATGGATTAATTGGTAGAGAGAGGGATAATGTGATAATTCTTCTGGATGATGATGAAAAACCAGCAATTTCTGCTGTTGAGAAGATTCAATCTTATCTTGGGTTGACTCAAGATAGTTTTGATAATAAGGCTTTTTCTTCTGTTCCTATGGAAAGAACTTTGCATtgtaatgaagaaaataattctGCGACTGGTTGTTTGGGATATTCATCAGAAACTCTTTGCGAAGGAAGTATAGAGGGTTTTTCACCTATCATTCAGAAGCTGGAGATGGATAAAACTGAAGGCAGAGAGTGGCCTGCACCTGACTTGATGTTTAAGTCCATAGAGAGTAAGGAAAAAGAGATGAGCCCTAAACACAATAAGAATTACTTTTGTCCTACAGAAAATGTATCTGACTTAAAGTCATCGGATGAAAGTGTAGATTCAGGGGGAACTGGTTCTTCCAAGTCTCAACTTGGTTGGAAAATGAAAGCACCAGTTGGTACAAGTAATATCTTTAACAGCAACAGCAAGGACCACAAAAGCGATGACAAAGTTCTAGAAAAAAGTCATCTAGTCACAAACAAGGTATTACATCATGATAGAGAAGATGATTCAtgggatttttcttttttcaagtcAGCAAGGCCTCACAAATCACTGTTATCCAAACCAAGCAACCCTGGTGCTAAACGACAAGTCATTCAACTCAACTTACCCATGCAAAACAGGTCTGGGAGCTGGAGGCTGAATCTTGAAAAGGGAAGATTTAAGGCTCCCAGGCTTGATGATTGGTATAAATCAATTCTAGAGTTGGATTACTTTGTGACAGTTGGATTAGCATCAGAAGACAAAGGTGGGAATAGGAAGTTTGGCAAATTGAAGGAGGTCCCTGTTTGTTTTAAATCACCTGATGAATATGTTGAAATTTTTCGTCCACTAGTACTAGAAGAATTTAAGGCACAGCTTCACAGTTCTTTTCAGGAGATGACTTCTGTAGATGAGATGTGTTATGGAGGTATTTCTGTGCTGTCTGTTGAGCGAATTGATGATTTTCATATGGTTCGCTGTGTCCATGATGACGCTGAATCCTCGGGTTCTAGGAGCTTCTTGGAGAAGGATCTCATATTGCTTACTAGGCAACCATTGCCACGTTCTTCCCATGGGGACATTCACATGGTCGGGAAG GTTGAGAAGCGTGAAATAGACATTAAAAGAAGATCAAGTGTCTTAGTTCTCAGACTGTATCTGCAAAATGGATCTTCTCGTCTTAATCGAGCTAGAAAGTTTCTTGTTGAACGAAGTAAATGGTGCATTAGTCACATTATGAGCATTACACCTCAACTCCGAGAATTCCAAGCATTGTCATCATTAAGAGAAATTCCTTTGCTTCCTGTTATCTTGAATCCAGCCTGTCATACTGGTGTTAATAATTCTAGAAGAGAAAATCTTGGCAGATTGTCTCAGCCTTTGCAGCAGGTTTTAAGGTCCTCATATAATGGCTCTCAACTGCAAGCTATCTCTGCTGCTATtggatcatttgatttgaaaaagGATTTTGAAGTGTCCCTTGTACAGGGTCCACCAG GGACTGGTAAGACCAGAACAATTTTGGGAATTGTGAGTGGTTTGCTAGCATTTTCCCAGACTAGGGATAAGAAAAGAACGGGAAGTCGGGATCCATATCGTACGACTAGCTCTGACATGCATTCCAGATCACAGATCAATCAGTCTGCTGCGATTGCAAGGGCATGGCAGGATGCAGCATTGGCCAAGCAACTACATGAAGAGGAAGACAGGAGCACCAAGTCCTCTGGCAGTTGCAGTAGAGGACGGATTCTCATCTGTGCTCAATCCAATGCTGCAGTTGATGAGTTAGTGTCTAGAATATCAACTGAAGGGCTTTATGGTTGTGATGGACTGATATATAAACCATATCTTGTTAGAGTTGGCAATATCAAGACTGTTCATCCGAATTCACTGCCTTACTTTATTGACACACTTGTTGATCAGCGTGTGGTTGAGGAGACTGCGAATGATGGAAAGACTGAGATTGGTGTGGACTCAGTCTCAGTTCTTCGTTCTAATCTGGAGAGTTTAGTTGATCAAATCAGATTTTATGAAGCCAAGCGTGCGAACTTGGTGGGTAGAGATCCAGATACAAGAAGACAATTAGAAGGGAGTGTTAAAGGTGATGACTTGAAGGAACCAATTGATACAGAAATTGAAGCAAAGCTGAAAAGATTGtatgagaaaaagaaagcatTCTATAAAGATCTTTCCCATGCACAAGCTCAGGAGAAAAAGGCCAGTGAAGAAAGCAAAGCTCGTAAACAGAAGTTGCGAAGGGCTATATTGAAAGAAGCTGAAGTTGTCGTGACTACACTGAGTGGCTGTGGTGGAGATCTTTATGGGGTTTGTGCTGAATCTATCTTGAGCCATAAGTTCAGCAGTTCAACAGAAAGCACCCTATTTGATGCTGTTGTAGTAGATGAAGCAGCACAA GCCCTTGAACCTGCTACATTGATTCCTCTTCAGCTGTTAAAGTCAAAGGGAACCAGATGTATAATG GTTGGTGATCCCAAACAGCTTCCTGCTACAGTTCTTTCTAACATTGCCAGCAAATATTTATATCAGTGTAGCATGTTTGAACGTTTGCAACGTGCTGGTCATCCTGTTGTCATGCTTACCCAACAG GATGCACCCGGAGATATGTCGCTTTCCTTCGTTGCACTTCTATGA